The region TCGCCGACATCATGTCAGAGTCAGCGGACGAGGCCGCTCTGCTCGGCGTCGTCCGCGAATCTCCCGAGCTCGGGGCTCTGCAGGTAGAAGCGCTCGGGTCGCATGCCCCTGAGCTCCACGACGTCCTCCCCGTCGAGAACCTCGCGAGCCACGACGTCTGCCCAGATCGGCCCCCAGCCGATGCCTCCGTGCGAGAGCACGTGGTACAGGCCCTGCACCCAGGAGAGCCCTCCGACGACAGGTCCGCCCGGTGGGATGGGGCGGAGTCCGACCCGCGTAGCCGAGACGCCCACGCCCTGAAGCGCGGGGATGGTCTTCGCCACGTCGGCGACGATGCGCTCGGCCGACCAGCCGTTCGCTCCGTGTCGGCTCGTCATCGACTCCCCGCGCCAGTGGATCGCCATCCCACCGCCAGGATGCGGACGGGAGAGCCACATGGGCGCATTGAGCACCGCAGGCGGCGCCAGTGCGGGATCGACAGGGTCCGTGTAGATCATCCGCCCTGGAACGACGTCCAGCGGAAGGGCAACGTCAGCGAGAGCCGCGATGTGGCTTCCCCAGCTGCCCGCGGCGTTTATCACGAGGTCGGCTTCGATGCGCTCGCCGGATGCCGTGATGACGCCGGTGATCCGGTCGCCCGCACGCAGGAGGCCGGCGACCGCAGTCTGTTCGCGGACTGTTCCGCCCAGAGCCTCGAGTCGGTCGATGAGCCGGTCTATCAGCGCTGGGGCATCCACCCAGCCGCTATCGGGTTCGAAGACGAACTCGGTGCCGTCGGCAACGCGTAGACCGCCCATCCGCTCGCGCGCGCTGGCGGCATCCCACACCTCGAGCTCGACGCCGCGGCGGATGCATGTCGCGGCGAGCTCGCGAAAGGAGGTCTGCTCCTCGGGAGTTCCCCACGCGAGCGTCCCGCACCAGTGGACCCAGTCGCCGCCGACCTCTTCGACGAGCTCCTTGAATCGAGGGTGGACGGTCGGGCGGAGGGCGGCTCGCCCGGCATCCTCCGACCATGCCCGCTGTGGAAAGGAGGAGAGCCAGGCGAACGAAGAGCGGCTCGTCCCGTGCGCCCGTACGCCGGCTTCGAGCAGCTCGACCGACGCGCCACGCTCCTGGAGTCGGTACGCGATATGAGCACCGACGGAGCCGGCTCCGATGACGACGATCTTCACGGTCAGGACCGCTGCTCGGCGATGAATGACGCGACGACCTCGGCGACGCTGCGCACACGGCCGATGTAAGGCAGCACGTTCTTCAGCGATCCCTCGTGACCTGCCAGGTTGGCGGCGCCCATGGCATCCTCGACCGCGATGACGTCGTAGCCCATGTTGTATGCGCTGCGCGCCGTTCCCTCGACGCCGAAGTGCGTCGAGATGCCGGCGATGACAATCGTGTCGATCCCGTGGCGGCGCAGCTCCAGGTCCAGCTCGGATCCGTAGAACGCGTCGAAGCTGCGCTTGACGATGACCGGCTCCGTTGCGAGCGGCTGCAGCTGGGGGACGATCTGATCCCATCCCTGGGGGCGCGTCGGCCGAGCGGGACGGGCGACATCCATCTTCGGGTGCAGGGCATCGGACTCGTCGGGCAGGAAGCTGGTGCGGACGTAGACGACCAGGCCACCTCCGGCGCGTGCAGCGTCGACGATGGTCGAGACGCGGGAGATCACCTCGTCGGCGGAGTTCGGAAAGGAGTCGTGACTGGCGACGCCGTTCTGCATGTCGATCGAGATGAATGCGGTGCGGCGGGGGTCGAAGAGCGGCTCGGTCATGGGGTGTTCCTTCGGCAGTGGGTGGCAGGTGCAGTCAGACGAGGAGGGGTGGCCAGTGGTACATGGTGAGCGCCACCGACCACCCCTCCTTGCAGGGTCAGTTCAGGGTGATGTCGTCGAAGTAGGTACGGTCGTCGAGGCGCGGCTCGAAGGTCACGCGCTTCGACACGCCGTATGCAGCCGGGAGCTGGTACAGGAACACGTGCGCCCGGTCGTCAGCGATGATCTGCAGCGCCTCCTGGTAGTTCTTCTCGCGCTGGTCCTGGTCCAGGCTCGTGTTCGCTTCGCGCAGCAGCTCGTTGACCTTCGGATTGTCGTAGTCCGCGCGACCGACGTTCGCCGGATCACCGGCGAGGTAGTGGCCGACGGAGTACTTGGCATCCAGCAGGGCATCGGCCAGGCCGATGATCATGCCCTCGCCGAAGGTGTTGTTCCCGAACGCGTCGCTCATGGCGGCACCCTCGAGCACTTCGAGCTTGACCGTGAAGCCGGCCTCCTCGAGCATCTGCGCGATCATCTGCGTGGCATCCGCGTCGAGCGGGTAGCGGTTGTTGGGGGCGGTGATATTCAGCACGATCGGCTCGCCGGTCTCGGCCTCCACCTCGGAGACGAGCTCCTTCGCGCGGTCGAGGTCGTAGACGAACGTGTCCTGGAGATCAGGGTTCGCGCCGAAGATGCCGACAGGCACCCTCGAGCGGATCGGCTTCGCCGCACCCTTATAGAGGCCCTCGGTGATCTCCTCGTTGTCGATGGCGAGGTCGATGGCCTCGCGAACGCGCTTGTCGGCGGTGATCCACCCCTCCTTGTTGCGCAGGAGCATGAGCATGGTCCGGGTGGTGTCTCCGAAGACGACGTCCGCGCTGTCCTCGGACTCGAGGCGGTCCCAGTCGACCGGAGGGATGTCGGTGATGATGTCCACGCCACCGGTGAGCAGTTCGCCGATGCGGGTCGACGCCTCGGGGATCACGCGGAACTCCACCTCGTCCCATTTGGGTTCGCCGCCGAAGTAGTCATCGTAGGCGTCGAGAACGATCCGGTCATCTGGGGTCCACTTGCGGATCTGGTATGGGCCCGACCCGATCGGGGCCTTGAAGAACTCCTCGAGCCCGACTTCGTCGATCAGCTTCGAGGGCATGATGTCTCCACCGCTCTTCGCCAGAAGGCGGATCAGAGTGGGCATCGGCTCCTTCGTCTTGATCTGCACGGTGTGTTCGTCGACGGCGGTGACGTCGTCGATGCCGTTCCAGTAGAGGTACTCGAGCAGGCCGTCATCGTCGGAGGGACGGTTCAGCGAGAAGGCCACGTCCTCCGCGGTGAGGGCGTCGCCGTTCTGGAACGTCACGTCCTCGCGGAGGTGGAAGATCCAGGTGAGGTCATCGGGCTGCTCGTACTCGGTCACGAGGTCGGGCTGCGGCTGCATGTCGTCGTCGATGGTGAACAGGCGGCTGTACACGTTGCGCATGATCCGCTCGCCGGGAGTCTCGACCAGGTTCTGAGGGTCGAGCGACTTGAAGTCCGAACTCTGCGCCAGGACGAGGCGCTTGACTTCGCTGTCGTCGCCCCCGTTGCTTGCTTCTTCGAGGTCGCTTCCCAGCGCGCACGAGGTGAGCGCGAGAGCGGCGACAGCCAGTGAGGACACTGCTGCGATCCGCCTCTTCTTGGATGACTGCATCATTTCTCCTCCTGTGGAGATTCTTGGTGAGGGGTCGGGAATTTCAGACGATGGTGTCGTCGGACATGAGCTTGAAGGGGACGATGTCGCGGCTGACGGCCACGAGCCGCTGGGTGTACGGGTCGATCGGCGCCTGCAGCACCTGCGAGCTCGGCCCTTCTTCGACCACCCGGCCGCCGTTCATCACCATCACGTCGTCGCAGATGCGCTCGACCGCACTCAGCCCGTGGGCGATGAAGATGATCGAGAGTCCGAGGCGTTCGCGCAGATCGGCGAGGAGCTCGAGAACCTGAGCCTGGATCGAGACGTCGAGGGCCGAGACCGCCTCGTCGCAGACGAGCACCTTGGGCTCGAGAGCGATGGCCCGTGCGATCGCGATGCGCTGACGCTGGCCGCCTGAGAACTGGTGTGGGTGCCGGTCGAGTGCGTTCGCATCGAGCCCGACCAGATCGAGCAGCTCGGCGCAGTGATTCACGAGCGAGGCGCGGGAATCGAAAGGGACATGACGCAGCGGTTCCCGCAGGAGCTGGAACACAGTCATCCTGGGATTCAACGAAGAGTACGGGTCCTGGAACACGACCTGGATGTCTCGGGCGATTGAGGCGCGCACCCGGCGGGAGTGCATGTCGATATCTGCTCCGTCGAAGATCATCTGTCCGGCGTCGGGAGCCTCGAGACCCATGACGATGTTCGCGAGAGTCGACTTGCCGGAACCGGATTCTCCGATGACGCCGAGCACCTTCGAGCGGCGAAGGGTCAGATCGACGCCGTCGAGCGCCTGGATGTCGAGCCTCTTGAGTCCCTTGCGAACATGGAAGACCTTGCGGATCCCGCGCATGGTGAGGATTGCGTCGGACGCGTCGATGCTGTTCTCAGGCATCAGTTCTCCTCCTCCAGGACGAGCGTGCGTGCGGTCGCGAGCGATGACGCCGCCAGCAGCCGCTTCGTGTAGGGATGTGCCGGAGAGCTGAGTACCTCGGCGGTCTCGCCTTCCTCGACCACTTCGCCGAGGTACATGACGATGACGCGGTCAGCGAGACGGGCGACGACGCCGAGATCGTGCGTGACGAAGAGCAACGCGGTCCTCATGCGCTCCGTCATCTCGTACATGAGCCGCAGCACCTGATACTCGATGGTCACGTCGAGGGCAGTGGTCGGCTCGTCTGCGATCAGCAGACGAGGCTGACGGATCATCGCCATGGCGATCATCGCCCGCTGGCGCATGCCGCCGGAGAGTTCGTGCGGCATGGCTCTGGCGACACGGCGCGGGTCTCGCATCCCCACCTCGTCAAGGATGCGGATGACGTCGTCATCCCGGATGCCGGGTACGCCCTCGCGGATCTGCCGGCCAAGCGGCATCAGCGGATTGAGCGCGGTCAGCGGCTCCTGGTACACCATCGACAGCTGTGTGCGCAGCAGCTTGCGGTGTTCGGCCGGTGACATCGAGAGCGTGCTGCGCCCCTCCCAGCGGATGTCACCGGAGGTGACCTGCAGAGCTGAGTCGAGCAGCCCCATGATCGAGAAGCACGTCAGGCTCTTGCCTGATCCCGACTCGCCCACGATCGCCACACGTTCGCCGGGATGGATGTCGAATGACACGTTGTTGACGAGCGCGAGCGAGGGGTCGTTCTTCGGCGTCACGACGAGGTCCTCGACGCGGAGAAGGGGGGTCTGCGGCATTGTCATTCCTCACACCGTGGTCTTGAGCCGGGGGTCAAGCTGCGAGCGCAGCCAATCGCCGATGAACAGGATGCAGAGCACCGTGAGCGTGATGGCCAGGCCCGGGAACGTGCTCACCCACCATGCCGTGGCGAGGTAGTCGCGTCCGCCGGTCAGCATCAGTCCCCACGAGACGTCAGGAGGCTGGATGCCCAGACCGAGGAAGCTCAGCGATGACTCGGTCACGATCAGAGCCGCGACGCTGAGGGTCGACAGGACGACGAACGTCGGGACGACGTTGACCAGGATGTGTCTGGTCATGATGAACAGATTTCCCGAGCCGAAAGTGCGAGCCGCCTTGACGAAGAGACGCTCCCTGATCTCGAGCACCTCATTGCGCACCTGGCGTGCGTAGATGACCCAGGTCGTCAGGCCCAGCACGATGATGAGGGTCGTCACGCCGGGATTGAGGATCGCGAGCACGGCGAGGATCAGAAGGATCGTGGGGATGGAGAGAAACGCGTCGACGATGCGCATGAGCACCGCATCGACCCATCCGCCGAAGTAGCCGGCCACGATGCCGATGGTGACCCCGAGAGCCCCGGCCACGGCGACCCCCAGGACGCCGACGAGGATCGAGATCCGGGATCCGACGATCAGCCTCGAGAGGATGTCGCGTCCGAGATTGTCTGTGCCGAGGATGTGGACCGCCGGGTCGGTCGTGAACGGTGGCAGCAGGGCCCGGGTGACGTCGATCTGCGCCGGATCGTGCGGCGTGACCCAGGGGCCGACCACCGCCAGGAGGCAGATCACGGCGAGGATCGCCATGGAGACGCGGGCGGGCCAGGTGGCGGAGCGCAGCAGGGATGTGCGCTTCTGCGGCTGACGGATCGCATGGGTCGACTGCGGTGCCTCGGTGCCGGTCACAGCTGAATCCTCCGGTCTGAGAGTCGGAAGATGACGTCGCCGCAGAGGTTCACGACGATGATCATCAAGGCGACGACGAATACGCCGGCTTGGACCACCGGCAGATCTTTGTTGGTGACCGCCTGGATGAGCAGCATGCCCAGCCCCGGCCACGCGAAGACGGTCTCGACGATGATCGCGCCGCCGATGAGTCCGGCGAATTGCAGGAGCACGATGCTCGTCACCGGAACGAACGCGTTGCGCAGCGCATGCACGCGCAGCACACGGGACTCCGCGATCCCCTTCCCCCGCGCTGTGCGCACGTAGTCGTTACCGAGTTCTTCGATCACGCTGGATCTGACGAGCATCATGATCTCGGCAGCGACTCCGGTGGCCAGGGCGACCGCCGGAAGGACCAGGTGGGCGATCGAGCCCGAGCCCGAGACGGGAAGCAGCCGAAGTCCGACGGAGAAGACCAGGATCAGCATGATGCCGAGCCAGAAGTTCGGCATGGCCTTCGCCAGCACGGAGATTCCGAGCAGCGAGTTGTCGAGTGCGCCGCCCTTTCGCACCGCGGCGATGACGCCGGCCGGGATGGCGA is a window of Microbacterium esteraromaticum DNA encoding:
- a CDS encoding FAD-dependent oxidoreductase yields the protein MKIVVIGAGSVGAHIAYRLQERGASVELLEAGVRAHGTSRSSFAWLSSFPQRAWSEDAGRAALRPTVHPRFKELVEEVGGDWVHWCGTLAWGTPEEQTSFRELAATCIRRGVELEVWDAASARERMGGLRVADGTEFVFEPDSGWVDAPALIDRLIDRLEALGGTVREQTAVAGLLRAGDRITGVITASGERIEADLVINAAGSWGSHIAALADVALPLDVVPGRMIYTDPVDPALAPPAVLNAPMWLSRPHPGGGMAIHWRGESMTSRHGANGWSAERIVADVAKTIPALQGVGVSATRVGLRPIPPGGPVVGGLSWVQGLYHVLSHGGIGWGPIWADVVAREVLDGEDVVELRGMRPERFYLQSPELGRFADDAEQSGLVR
- a CDS encoding isochorismatase family protein is translated as MTEPLFDPRRTAFISIDMQNGVASHDSFPNSADEVISRVSTIVDAARAGGGLVVYVRTSFLPDESDALHPKMDVARPARPTRPQGWDQIVPQLQPLATEPVIVKRSFDAFYGSELDLELRRHGIDTIVIAGISTHFGVEGTARSAYNMGYDVIAVEDAMGAANLAGHEGSLKNVLPYIGRVRSVAEVVASFIAEQRS
- a CDS encoding ABC transporter substrate-binding protein, whose product is MMQSSKKRRIAAVSSLAVAALALTSCALGSDLEEASNGGDDSEVKRLVLAQSSDFKSLDPQNLVETPGERIMRNVYSRLFTIDDDMQPQPDLVTEYEQPDDLTWIFHLREDVTFQNGDALTAEDVAFSLNRPSDDDGLLEYLYWNGIDDVTAVDEHTVQIKTKEPMPTLIRLLAKSGGDIMPSKLIDEVGLEEFFKAPIGSGPYQIRKWTPDDRIVLDAYDDYFGGEPKWDEVEFRVIPEASTRIGELLTGGVDIITDIPPVDWDRLESEDSADVVFGDTTRTMLMLLRNKEGWITADKRVREAIDLAIDNEEITEGLYKGAAKPIRSRVPVGIFGANPDLQDTFVYDLDRAKELVSEVEAETGEPIVLNITAPNNRYPLDADATQMIAQMLEEAGFTVKLEVLEGAAMSDAFGNNTFGEGMIIGLADALLDAKYSVGHYLAGDPANVGRADYDNPKVNELLREANTSLDQDQREKNYQEALQIIADDRAHVFLYQLPAAYGVSKRVTFEPRLDDRTYFDDITLN
- a CDS encoding ATP-binding cassette domain-containing protein produces the protein MPENSIDASDAILTMRGIRKVFHVRKGLKRLDIQALDGVDLTLRRSKVLGVIGESGSGKSTLANIVMGLEAPDAGQMIFDGADIDMHSRRVRASIARDIQVVFQDPYSSLNPRMTVFQLLREPLRHVPFDSRASLVNHCAELLDLVGLDANALDRHPHQFSGGQRQRIAIARAIALEPKVLVCDEAVSALDVSIQAQVLELLADLRERLGLSIIFIAHGLSAVERICDDVMVMNGGRVVEEGPSSQVLQAPIDPYTQRLVAVSRDIVPFKLMSDDTIV
- a CDS encoding ABC transporter ATP-binding protein, with protein sequence MPQTPLLRVEDLVVTPKNDPSLALVNNVSFDIHPGERVAIVGESGSGKSLTCFSIMGLLDSALQVTSGDIRWEGRSTLSMSPAEHRKLLRTQLSMVYQEPLTALNPLMPLGRQIREGVPGIRDDDVIRILDEVGMRDPRRVARAMPHELSGGMRQRAMIAMAMIRQPRLLIADEPTTALDVTIEYQVLRLMYEMTERMRTALLFVTHDLGVVARLADRVIVMYLGEVVEEGETAEVLSSPAHPYTKRLLAASSLATARTLVLEEEN
- a CDS encoding ABC transporter permease subunit, whose product is MTGTEAPQSTHAIRQPQKRTSLLRSATWPARVSMAILAVICLLAVVGPWVTPHDPAQIDVTRALLPPFTTDPAVHILGTDNLGRDILSRLIVGSRISILVGVLGVAVAGALGVTIGIVAGYFGGWVDAVLMRIVDAFLSIPTILLILAVLAILNPGVTTLIIVLGLTTWVIYARQVRNEVLEIRERLFVKAARTFGSGNLFIMTRHILVNVVPTFVVLSTLSVAALIVTESSLSFLGLGIQPPDVSWGLMLTGGRDYLATAWWVSTFPGLAITLTVLCILFIGDWLRSQLDPRLKTTV
- a CDS encoding ABC transporter permease subunit, whose translation is MTNLAMRRLTALAIPTPMPGGRVLNYLLRRVLEAIPVLLIILTFVFILVNVAGDPVASMLGEEATPDQVAATRHALGLDRPILVQYADYLWHVVQGDFGDSYRFGQPALVLVLQRLPVTLTLAISGIALAVAFAIPAGVIAAVRKGGALDNSLLGISVLAKAMPNFWLGIMLILVFSVGLRLLPVSGSGSIAHLVLPAVALATGVAAEIMMLVRSSVIEELGNDYVRTARGKGIAESRVLRVHALRNAFVPVTSIVLLQFAGLIGGAIIVETVFAWPGLGMLLIQAVTNKDLPVVQAGVFVVALMIIVVNLCGDVIFRLSDRRIQL